From one Candidatus Methanoplasma termitum genomic stretch:
- a CDS encoding oligosaccharide flippase family protein — MLAHKIIVKIITGIVSSLLMFASLMIMTRHVFSEYGVMMYGWSIVGLMNTLTDLGFDAATVKSISQKKDLNTCISTHLFLKLILIGIMALITVAYLAISVLSDHISTENATIVIMFLIYYAAAGIAWVFIRTFDGRLEAAKSSFVQASDTSMRSLVLIVIALAGSSATVLSFGYVAGAVFSIIIALYLFRKIGYRPVAPSYVKDYLLFAKPVAIGLLLIAAMSFIDRVMVGSFCGTDELGYYSVAMGVAFAATSIGLALNYVLLPKFSELVSVNEHDSLKNILWSSEKYLSLLLLPVVVFAMVFGTDIATVLFGANTAPAGTVISILAAYIYLYIILGILTQILLSTGHNGLYRNAAIVFATSTFIMLIVLVPDNIGSLKLAGLGANGAAIAVTLGYLIFTIITSYYVKASMKLSLHKGLIHQFIAATVVFLLAFITKREFSFRLIELLLFLLICYVLFIGISYAFREITKDDIASMLRVLSLKSIKECSNDKKD, encoded by the coding sequence ATGCTGGCACATAAAATAATAGTGAAAATAATCACCGGCATAGTATCGTCATTACTCATGTTCGCTTCGCTTATGATAATGACAAGACACGTGTTCTCAGAGTATGGAGTAATGATGTACGGATGGTCCATAGTCGGTCTGATGAACACATTGACGGATCTAGGTTTCGATGCCGCCACCGTAAAGTCGATTTCTCAAAAAAAGGATCTGAACACCTGCATTTCTACACATTTGTTCCTTAAGCTGATCCTCATCGGAATAATGGCCCTCATAACGGTCGCATACCTTGCGATCTCAGTGCTATCGGATCATATAAGCACCGAGAATGCGACCATCGTGATAATGTTCCTTATCTATTATGCTGCAGCAGGAATTGCGTGGGTATTCATACGCACCTTCGACGGCAGGCTGGAGGCTGCAAAGTCCTCATTTGTGCAGGCCTCGGATACCAGTATGCGTTCATTGGTCCTCATCGTGATCGCATTAGCTGGGTCATCCGCTACGGTACTCTCCTTCGGATATGTTGCGGGGGCCGTCTTCTCGATAATCATTGCATTATATCTTTTCAGAAAAATAGGATACAGGCCTGTAGCTCCATCATATGTCAAGGACTACTTGCTTTTTGCGAAACCTGTCGCGATCGGGCTTCTGCTTATAGCGGCAATGTCGTTCATAGACAGGGTCATGGTGGGTTCATTCTGCGGCACCGACGAACTGGGCTACTACTCGGTAGCGATGGGCGTGGCCTTTGCCGCAACATCGATCGGACTCGCATTGAATTACGTTCTCCTGCCCAAATTCTCCGAATTGGTCTCGGTGAACGAGCACGATTCTTTGAAAAACATTCTTTGGAGTTCTGAAAAATACCTTTCCCTTCTTCTGCTGCCAGTTGTTGTTTTTGCGATGGTGTTCGGTACAGATATAGCGACCGTACTGTTTGGCGCGAACACTGCTCCCGCCGGAACCGTCATTTCTATCCTCGCGGCATACATCTATCTATACATTATTCTGGGCATTCTGACACAGATATTGCTTTCCACCGGACACAACGGCCTTTACCGCAATGCTGCGATAGTCTTTGCCACTTCTACTTTTATTATGTTAATCGTTCTAGTGCCAGATAACATAGGTTCTTTGAAACTTGCAGGACTCGGAGCCAATGGTGCGGCAATCGCTGTGACCCTTGGATACCTGATCTTCACCATAATAACAAGCTACTACGTCAAAGCCTCCATGAAACTGTCTTTGCACAAAGGTCTCATACACCAGTTCATTGCCGCCACAGTCGTATTCTTACTGGCATTCATAACAAAAAGAGAGTTCTCTTTCAGACTGATTGAGTTGCTGCTTTTCCTGCTGATATGCTATGTTCTGTTCATTGGAATATCATATGCTTTCAGAGAGATCACAAAAGATGATATTGCCTCAATGCTGCGTGTTCTAAGCCTAAAAAGCATCAAAGAATGCTCGAATGACAAAAAGGATTAA
- a CDS encoding IS1634 family transposase, with amino-acid sequence MTKQTNFRTSEIKPNANISVPIGNILLTEAFFELFGLSRLLNDLKTKGIDLGKLAELMVAYKLGDNFSILRCHEFAMREPVRKHMGLPGFNVKTLYRAVETMGENRELIIGHFRRTFMRMYGPEITDMIFYWTSLVYFGSEPELAARGHSRDGQPEECQVTIGISQLAKPFCVPVRMTVMPGNTHDGKHMIRTYGQVKDVLSEGSMMVFDAGASQKDVLDGIVNDRRHFLTRKQLNKSDDKLFARFSTEEWECLDKEKEEYCLKKAFPSRVNYYYFSGELYELEMKGIEKKIGKKLREAKSLQEDLEKGKKMKKRYEIDNVLIKADIYLQTKLSGISDEEALRILREKEVTGREGFFCLVSDADMEPLKARSIYRDKDVIEKLFSSMKSDIGIRPIRAWTENGVYGILLIGFLAQALVSVKRLFTKPASSTATKFITDSMQKLTLTVERGADGRERRILSNFNPLNISIMRSFGLLSET; translated from the coding sequence ATGACCAAACAAACCAATTTCAGAACATCTGAGATAAAGCCTAACGCAAATATATCCGTTCCCATCGGGAACATCCTTCTGACCGAGGCGTTCTTTGAACTTTTCGGTCTGTCCCGTCTCCTGAACGATCTGAAGACCAAGGGCATAGACCTCGGCAAGCTTGCCGAGCTTATGGTCGCATACAAGCTCGGCGACAACTTCAGCATCCTGAGATGCCATGAATTCGCAATGCGGGAGCCTGTGCGGAAGCATATGGGGCTGCCCGGATTTAATGTCAAAACTTTGTACCGTGCCGTTGAGACCATGGGAGAGAACCGCGAACTGATCATCGGCCACTTCAGGAGAACATTCATGAGAATGTACGGCCCGGAGATAACGGATATGATATTCTATTGGACCTCGCTTGTCTATTTCGGCAGCGAGCCGGAACTGGCGGCGAGGGGGCATTCCAGAGATGGTCAACCCGAGGAATGCCAGGTCACCATAGGGATATCCCAGCTGGCGAAGCCGTTCTGCGTCCCCGTCAGAATGACCGTCATGCCCGGCAACACCCACGACGGGAAGCATATGATCCGCACTTACGGTCAGGTAAAGGATGTCCTTTCCGAAGGATCGATGATGGTCTTCGACGCGGGTGCCAGTCAAAAGGACGTTCTGGACGGCATCGTCAACGACAGGAGACATTTTCTGACAAGGAAGCAGCTCAACAAGAGCGATGATAAACTCTTCGCCCGATTCTCAACGGAAGAATGGGAATGCCTGGATAAGGAGAAGGAGGAATATTGTCTCAAGAAGGCATTCCCGTCCAGGGTGAATTACTACTATTTTTCCGGGGAGCTTTATGAGCTCGAGATGAAGGGCATTGAAAAGAAGATAGGGAAGAAGCTCAGGGAAGCAAAGTCCCTTCAGGAAGATCTCGAAAAAGGAAAGAAGATGAAGAAGAGGTACGAGATCGATAACGTCCTGATCAAGGCAGACATCTATCTCCAAACGAAACTTTCCGGAATATCGGATGAAGAGGCGTTGCGGATCCTCAGGGAAAAGGAGGTCACCGGGAGGGAGGGGTTCTTCTGTTTAGTGTCCGACGCGGACATGGAACCGCTGAAAGCACGGTCGATATACAGGGACAAGGATGTCATCGAGAAACTGTTCTCGTCGATGAAGTCGGACATCGGGATAAGGCCCATCAGAGCATGGACCGAGAACGGCGTGTACGGGATCCTTTTGATAGGTTTTCTCGCTCAGGCGTTGGTTTCCGTGAAACGTCTTTTCACTAAGCCAGCATCTTCGACGGCAACGAAATTCATTACGGACAGCATGCAAAAGTTGACACTTACTGTGGAAAGGGGAGCGGACGGCAGGGAAAGACGCATATTATCGAACTTCAACCCTCTTAACATCTCCATAATGCGTTCGTTCGGGCTGTTATCGGAGACATAA
- a CDS encoding IS110 family RNA-guided transposase, with amino-acid sequence MKIAIGIDVHKEKCATFAVYAGKEEPRKKNLDFLERFNADFRRFPSDAAGMVGLTNRLHGQDAYILIENSTKSRDVYWMLTNLGFRVTVAHAADLYRITRSKTKNDDNDAAELAGYMRRRLMREIEFAVAHMPSREVLVQRELCRFDINDRNDLTALKKQIRSHLLIRGMKLSRDYSDITCVLALRELKATGDHILILDAAKAESIKARKSQTEKMIRYRMEGNRMFDIVWSVPGFGILSAAYVTCMADDMTRFVDGRAFAASAGITPKLDESADRPKNCGISRRGDPGLRRLLCQATFVHINHADSFISEKYKRLKANGKHHNEALVACANSMARMIWAMVTHDRKYSADPTVMAVTRYLADSDEIEDEMEAAQTE; translated from the coding sequence ATGAAAATAGCGATCGGGATAGATGTGCATAAGGAAAAATGTGCGACGTTTGCAGTGTACGCAGGCAAAGAAGAGCCGAGAAAGAAGAACCTGGATTTTTTGGAAAGATTCAACGCCGATTTCCGGAGATTCCCTTCGGACGCTGCGGGAATGGTCGGACTGACGAACCGCCTTCACGGTCAGGATGCGTATATTCTGATAGAGAATTCGACCAAGTCTCGCGACGTCTATTGGATGCTGACCAATCTCGGGTTCAGAGTGACGGTGGCTCATGCCGCCGACCTGTACAGGATAACCAGGTCCAAAACAAAGAACGATGATAACGACGCTGCTGAACTGGCGGGGTATATGCGCAGGCGGCTGATGAGGGAGATCGAGTTCGCCGTCGCCCATATGCCTTCGCGGGAGGTGCTGGTGCAGAGGGAATTGTGCAGGTTCGATATCAACGACAGGAATGATCTGACCGCTTTGAAAAAACAGATCAGATCCCATCTTCTGATAAGAGGAATGAAGCTGTCCCGCGATTACTCCGACATCACCTGTGTTCTTGCCCTCAGGGAGCTGAAGGCAACGGGAGACCACATTCTCATTCTGGATGCGGCGAAGGCCGAGAGTATCAAAGCGAGAAAGTCTCAGACAGAGAAGATGATCCGATACAGGATGGAAGGCAACAGGATGTTCGATATCGTTTGGTCGGTCCCGGGATTCGGTATCCTATCTGCGGCGTATGTCACGTGCATGGCCGATGATATGACACGTTTCGTGGACGGGCGGGCATTCGCCGCATCTGCCGGAATAACCCCCAAACTTGACGAATCCGCCGACAGACCGAAGAACTGCGGGATCAGCCGCAGAGGGGACCCGGGGCTCAGGAGGCTGTTGTGCCAAGCAACGTTCGTTCACATAAACCATGCGGACTCGTTCATATCCGAGAAATACAAACGTCTGAAGGCCAACGGCAAACATCACAACGAGGCGTTGGTGGCATGTGCGAATTCCATGGCCCGCATGATCTGGGCCATGGTGACCCATGACAGGAAATATTCCGCAGACCCGACAGTGATGGCTGTGACAAGATATCTCGCCGATTCCGACGAGATAGAGGATGAGATGGAGGCAGCGCAGACAGAATGA
- a CDS encoding HlyD family secretion protein → MVIKRIQHLNDLKDSALLYNKNPPKFMTIIILVIFIALIITVVIADNKQKSESIQSIGIVQSESKQYVMSPFGGEIDEICVEEGVAVEKGDILIIIGATDEKAQLELYKNLSNYYFDILKGYYKMYDAVDNYNINNDAGADLYNKNPFDANSEKIMYISYQNFLRQMAEVTDDDNHSLMENRQLYLDQSLMSCNQMIMQYEPTYKQTLYQKEYYQAIIDKHTITAETDGTVHFETTLGTRMVVSVGTVLFSISNMAEDNSALIKLQIPAAYRPHISIGYKTQIEVAGYPSEAYGKLNGRITEISSDSNVDSNGNVWFTAYVIVDDTIMIGRAGAVKVVNGMMVSATIIYENSTWLEWILKGLGL, encoded by the coding sequence ATGGTGATTAAACGTATTCAACACCTTAATGATTTGAAAGACAGCGCATTGTTATATAATAAGAATCCACCAAAATTTATGACAATCATCATATTAGTGATTTTTATTGCTTTGATTATAACTGTTGTAATAGCAGATAATAAACAGAAATCAGAATCCATTCAGAGCATAGGGATTGTTCAATCAGAAAGCAAACAATATGTTATGTCTCCATTTGGTGGAGAGATAGACGAAATCTGTGTTGAAGAAGGTGTGGCGGTCGAGAAAGGCGACATACTAATTATTATTGGTGCAACCGATGAAAAAGCCCAACTGGAACTTTATAAAAATCTTTCGAACTATTACTTTGACATCTTGAAAGGATATTATAAAATGTATGATGCCGTCGATAACTACAACATTAATAATGATGCAGGAGCTGACCTTTACAATAAAAACCCTTTTGATGCAAATTCAGAAAAAATAATGTACATTTCATATCAGAATTTTTTACGTCAAATGGCTGAAGTTACAGATGACGATAATCACTCATTGATGGAGAACAGACAATTGTATTTAGATCAATCATTAATGAGTTGTAATCAAATGATAATGCAATATGAACCAACATATAAACAGACTCTTTATCAGAAAGAATATTATCAGGCCATTATTGATAAGCACACCATTACGGCAGAGACAGATGGCACGGTTCATTTTGAAACAACTCTTGGTACGAGGATGGTAGTATCTGTCGGTACCGTATTGTTTTCTATTTCAAACATGGCTGAAGATAATAGTGCGCTCATAAAGCTCCAAATTCCTGCCGCATATCGCCCACATATATCCATAGGCTATAAAACTCAAATCGAAGTGGCTGGCTATCCAAGTGAAGCATATGGGAAGTTAAACGGCAGAATTACAGAGATATCAAGTGACAGCAATGTAGATTCAAATGGTAACGTGTGGTTCACAGCTTACGTGATTGTAGACGATACAATCATGATTGGAAGGGCAGGAGCTGTCAAAGTTGTCAATGGCATGATGGTTTCAGCCACCATTATTTATGAAAATTCTACTTGGTTGGAGTGGATTCTAAAAGGATTAGGACTATAA
- a CDS encoding peptidase domain-containing ABC transporter: MRKNIIVKQHDSTDCGAAALAMICLYYGKEVTITGLRDACGTDILGTNVEGLCTGAKKLGLDTKPIRISDDEFIKGEFTLPAICHVVTKSGFHHYVVLTKISAEGVVVLDPALGKRKLSHEEFSKEFDNIVILIKPSSDFKASKVDKKSLFYRLMSLVLNQKWLFITTIIAGFLITVLGIVSSFFNKFLIDEILPFGLKDQLLTLVLIFIIVALTNIALGAIRQHVVLHLSQKISIPLMLGYYTHVLNLPMKFFGTRKTGDIITRFQDAGTVVSVVSGIILTLILDVLFAIVTGVVLYMINPSLFGVIVVFTLVSVVLVYIFRQPYKKINREQMEAAASLNSTTIESLRGIETVKGNAAEEETMEKIENRFVRTLRIAYRANVLSNYQGIVSSSISMIGGLLIMWLGAMYVISGDITLGTLMAFSSLTGFFMGPIGRLVNVQFQIQEADIALRRLSEILDVEEECETHKGKSIPETFFGNISIENLSFRYGFRKPILSDVSIEIKGGEKVALVGESGCGKTTICKVIMGLWVPESGKVNIAGYDLEELDIQSYRKRVAYVRQEVELFSGTITDNIRVSLPTATDDDIRRACEMAGCSDFISRLPSRYETYLEEAGANLSGGERQRIGLARAFVKKPELLILDEATSNLDFLSEAKVYDTLFNKLKCTTIIVAHRLSTIRRCDKIFMMANGKVAEAGTHDELIEKHGLYWKMWNSQIGNDVSSTKEDKLKNQSKEDAMYENDDDFISYV; the protein is encoded by the coding sequence ATGAGAAAGAACATAATCGTTAAACAACACGACTCAACAGATTGTGGTGCTGCAGCACTTGCGATGATATGTTTATATTATGGCAAAGAGGTCACTATTACTGGCCTCAGAGATGCGTGCGGCACGGACATTCTTGGAACAAATGTTGAGGGATTGTGTACAGGGGCAAAGAAACTTGGATTAGACACCAAGCCAATACGCATATCAGATGATGAATTTATAAAAGGAGAATTCACATTGCCAGCAATTTGTCATGTTGTAACGAAGAGTGGTTTCCATCACTATGTCGTACTAACAAAAATAAGCGCTGAGGGTGTGGTTGTTTTAGATCCAGCTCTTGGAAAACGTAAACTCTCACATGAGGAGTTCTCAAAAGAGTTTGACAATATTGTTATTCTAATAAAACCCTCATCTGATTTCAAAGCTTCAAAAGTCGATAAAAAGTCTTTATTTTATAGGCTTATGAGTCTTGTTTTGAATCAAAAATGGTTATTTATTACAACAATAATTGCTGGATTCCTCATCACGGTGTTGGGAATTGTGTCTTCCTTTTTTAATAAGTTTCTTATAGATGAGATACTGCCATTCGGCCTTAAGGATCAACTACTAACTTTGGTGCTAATTTTTATTATAGTTGCTTTAACGAATATTGCATTGGGTGCAATAAGACAACACGTTGTTCTTCACTTGTCACAGAAGATCAGCATACCGCTTATGCTGGGATACTATACACACGTACTGAACCTCCCAATGAAGTTCTTTGGAACAAGGAAAACAGGAGACATCATCACAAGATTCCAAGATGCCGGGACTGTTGTTTCTGTGGTATCTGGAATAATACTGACACTAATACTTGACGTGCTATTTGCAATTGTAACGGGAGTTGTTCTTTATATGATCAATCCATCCTTGTTTGGAGTAATAGTTGTTTTTACTTTGGTCAGTGTGGTTTTAGTGTACATATTCAGGCAACCTTACAAGAAAATCAACCGTGAACAAATGGAAGCCGCCGCATCGTTAAACTCTACAACAATAGAATCGCTAAGGGGGATTGAAACAGTAAAGGGAAATGCTGCCGAAGAAGAAACGATGGAGAAAATTGAAAATCGATTTGTAAGAACATTGCGCATAGCCTACAGAGCGAATGTACTCTCAAATTATCAAGGTATTGTATCCTCGTCGATTTCAATGATCGGTGGCTTGTTGATAATGTGGCTTGGTGCAATGTATGTAATAAGTGGAGATATCACACTTGGAACCCTTATGGCATTTTCATCACTAACTGGATTCTTCATGGGCCCAATAGGTAGGCTAGTCAATGTCCAATTTCAAATTCAAGAAGCTGATATCGCTCTCAGGAGGCTCAGTGAAATACTTGATGTAGAAGAAGAGTGTGAAACACATAAAGGAAAAAGTATTCCCGAAACTTTCTTTGGAAACATCTCCATTGAGAATCTGAGTTTCAGATATGGGTTCAGAAAACCCATTTTGTCTGATGTTTCGATAGAAATAAAAGGTGGCGAAAAAGTAGCTCTCGTGGGGGAGAGTGGTTGTGGAAAGACAACAATTTGTAAAGTCATCATGGGACTCTGGGTTCCTGAAAGCGGAAAGGTGAATATTGCCGGATACGACCTTGAAGAACTTGACATACAATCATATAGAAAAAGAGTGGCATACGTCCGACAAGAAGTTGAATTGTTCAGCGGAACAATAACAGATAACATTCGAGTTTCACTTCCAACAGCCACCGACGATGACATTCGAAGGGCGTGTGAAATGGCAGGTTGTTCAGATTTCATCAGCAGGCTACCTTCAAGATATGAAACTTATCTAGAAGAGGCGGGAGCAAACCTTTCCGGTGGTGAAAGGCAACGCATAGGGTTGGCAAGAGCGTTTGTGAAGAAACCGGAGTTACTGATCCTGGATGAAGCCACCAGTAATCTCGATTTCTTATCTGAAGCAAAAGTTTACGACACGTTATTCAATAAGCTGAAGTGCACCACTATCATCGTTGCGCACAGACTATCTACAATAAGAAGATGTGATAAAATTTTCATGATGGCCAATGGGAAGGTTGCAGAGGCTGGAACTCACGATGAGCTTATTGAAAAGCATGGGTTATACTGGAAGATGTGGAATAGCCAGATAGGGAATGATGTTTCTTCAACAAAAGAAGACAAGCTGAAGAATCAATCGAAAGAAGACGCCATGTATGAAAATGATGATGATTTCATTTCATATGTGTGA
- a CDS encoding transposase, translating into MTKLADAEFRIEALVADKGYDAEYVHKMVRKYLDAEAVIPARTFRNGTRTRGVNRNRMKRELTEGTELKSTYGIRAIAETVNSMIKRVLGEVLAGRKEETRHAKARFRCIVTTSGLVWKCQVRGC; encoded by the coding sequence CTGACAAAACTCGCCGATGCGGAGTTCCGGATCGAGGCGTTGGTTGCAGACAAGGGATACGATGCCGAGTACGTCCACAAGATGGTCAGGAAGTATCTGGATGCCGAGGCCGTCATACCCGCAAGGACGTTCAGGAACGGAACGAGAACAAGAGGGGTCAACAGGAACAGGATGAAGAGGGAGCTGACGGAAGGAACGGAACTCAAATCAACGTACGGCATCAGGGCTATCGCCGAAACCGTGAATTCAATGATAAAACGCGTTCTGGGAGAAGTGCTGGCCGGGCGTAAGGAGGAAACAAGACACGCCAAGGCCAGGTTTAGATGCATAGTCACAACTTCGGGGTTGGTCTGGAAATGTCAAGTTCGGGGATGCTGA
- a CDS encoding zinc finger domain-containing protein, with the protein MVKDKICSSCGKRLIGHGNTTFKCPKCGNTDIGRCDQCRDQSVSYECKKCGFIGP; encoded by the coding sequence ATGGTAAAGGATAAGATATGTTCCTCCTGTGGAAAGAGGCTTATCGGTCACGGGAACACCACATTCAAATGCCCGAAATGCGGGAACACCGACATCGGAAGATGTGACCAGTGCCGCGACCAGAGCGTATCGTACGAATGTAAAAAATGCGGTTTCATAGGACCTTGA
- a CDS encoding elongation factor 1-beta — protein sequence MGQIVAAYDLMPESTEVNLEAVVKKIRGIVPKGVQVLDHKILPVAFGLKKINIGFSINDENETAGSDLENALSSLPGIENIECVSSTLL from the coding sequence ATGGGACAGATCGTAGCAGCATATGACCTGATGCCCGAGAGCACGGAAGTGAATCTTGAGGCAGTGGTAAAGAAGATCCGCGGCATAGTCCCGAAGGGAGTGCAGGTCCTTGATCATAAGATCCTGCCCGTCGCATTCGGACTGAAGAAGATCAACATAGGATTCTCGATCAACGATGAGAACGAGACCGCCGGCAGCGACCTCGAGAATGCTCTTTCTTCACTGCCCGGAATAGAGAACATAGAATGCGTATCCAGTACGCTTCTCTGA